GAACCCGCCGTGATGTTCCTTGTCGGACTGGTCATCACCAACGATCCCGTTGATGTCGATGAGAGCCTCTGAGACCGGGAGCTTCGGCACACCCCCGTCGCTCGCGTTGATCTGGAACACAGTTGCCATCGCCAACACGATACCTCCACGATCGAACTGATTTTCTCAGCAATACTGTTGCGCGTGGAGAACCACAGTATTGCGGAGAAACCCGGAGGAGTCCTCTAGCGGCCGAAGCGGTGCTGCAGGATCCAGTGGTGCATCGCTATCCCGGAAGCCACGCCCGCATTGATCGACCGCGTCGAACCGTACTGTGCGATCGAACAGACGAACGCGGCCGCTGCCCGAGCCTCCTCGGACAGACCCGGCCCTTCCTGACCGAAGAGCAGCGCACACCGGCTCGGAAGCCGGGTGGTCTCGATGGGAACCGCACCGGGCAAGTTGTCGATGCCCACGATCGGCATTTCGGCATTCGCCGCCCAATCCACGAAATCGTGAACCGTCGGATGGTGGTGAACGTGCTGGTAGCGGTCGGTGACCATCGCCCCCCGCCTATTCCACTTTCGCTTGCCGACGATGTGCACTGCTTCGGCCATGAAGGCGTTCGCATTGCGCACGACCGAGCCGATGTTGAAATCGTGTTCCCAGTTCTCGACCGCCACATGAAACGGGTGACGACGGCCGTCGAGGTCGGCCATGATCGATTCGTGTCGCCAGTAGCGATATTCGTCGACGACATTGCGCCGATCGCCGGCCTCGAGAAGCTCCGGATCGAGTCGGGGATCCTCGGGCCACGGCCGCGGGTGCGGCCCGACGCCTACCTCACGTTCACGATCCATCGACGCCGGCGCTACCGGAACCGATGATCACGCCGATGAACCCTCCCCCGAACACGCCGGTGAGGATCCCGGGCCAGATGGCCGTTGAGAAAGCTCTGCCGAGGTCCGAATCGGTGAAAATCCACATCGCGAGCACTATCAAGATGATCGAGAGCGGCGTCCCCACGGCAATGCTCGTGGCGATGGCGCGCCCGAACTTCTTCTCGTCTACTTCTCCGTGCTTTTGAGGTGGATGGGCCTCGACGGTCATCTGTGGTCTCCCCGGTTCACTTGGCCGATAGCGTAGCGTCGATGCCGGGGAGACGGCAGGGCGAGAGGTGCCGACGGAGTGCCGGGCCTTCCGCGCCTAGGATTTGCAGGACTCATCCGGAGCGATGGAGGGACCAGGCCCTGTGAGAGCGCGGCAACCGGCCCGCGGGGATTCGGTGCCAGCGCCTGAGCGATGAAGTGGCGGACGGTCCCCTCATCACGACCGACAGACATCAGGAACGCAGTGAGCGACTACGTACGGGCAGCCGAATCCAGAGTCGTGGTCTACGACGGTGCAATGGGCACCTCGATCCAACAGGCCGGTCTCGGTGAGGACGACTTCGGAGGCGCCGACCTCGAAGGCTGCAACGAGCTGCTCAACGTGACGCGACCCGACCTGATTCGCCGGATCCATGCCTCATTCCTGGATGTCGGCGTCGATGTCGTCGAGACGAACAGCTTCGGCGGGTTCTCCGTGCCGCTCGCCGAGTACCGGCTCGAGCATCGCGTTCATGAGCTCAACCTGGCGGCAGCACGACTGGCCCGAGAGGTCGCAGACGACTATTCGACCGGAGATCGCAAACGCTGGGTTGCCGGGTCGATCGGACCCGGGACGAAGTTCCCGACCCTCGGCCAGATCAGGTTCGCGGATCTCAGGGATGCCTATGAAGAGCAAGCCGCAGCTCTCCTCGAGGGCGGAGTGGACCTCTTCATCATCGAAACCCAGTTCGACCTGCTCGGCCTGAAAGCCGCCATGATCGGAGCAAGGCGTGCAATGCGATCGGCCGGGAGAGAGGTCCCGGTCCAGGCGCAGGTGACCATCGAAGCGACCGGCCGAATGCTGCCCGGCACGGAAATCGGCGCGGCACTCGCCGCTGTCGATCCTCTGCGCCCTGATGTGTTCGGCCTGAACTGCGCGACCGGCCCGGCAGAGATGGCGGAGCACATCCGCTATCTGTCGGAACGGGCGCGTATGCCGATAGCGGTCATCCCGAACGCAGGGCTTCCGGAGGTGATCGAGGGTGCCATGTGCTACAACCTCTCGCCGGAGGAGCTGGCCGATCACCACGTCCGGTTCATCACCGAGTTCGGTGTCTCGGTGGTCGGGGGATGCTGCGGCACGACGCCCGAGCATCTGCACAGGGTCGTCGAGGCAGTGTCCGACCTGGACGTCCTCCCCCGTGCGGCCCGGCACGAACCCGGCGCCGCCTCGACATACTCGTTCGCTCCCTTTCGCCAGGAGACATCGTTTCTGATCATCGGGGAGCGGACCAACGCCAACGGATCGAAGAAGTTCAGGGAAGCGCTGCTCGCCGAAGACTGGGACGGCTGCGTGCAGATGGGAAAGGAACAGGTCAAGGAGGGCGCCCATCTCGTCGACCTCTGCGTCGACTACGTCGGTCGCGATGGGAGAGCCGACATGGACCGGCTGGCCTCGCGCTTTGCCACCGAGGTGAGTGTGCCGCTGGTACTGGATTCCACCGAACCGGAGGTGATGGAGGCAGGCCTTCAACGGATCGGTGGAAGGGCGGTTCTCAACTCTGCCAACCTCGAGGACGGCGATCATCCGAATTCGCGGTTCGACAGGGTGATGTCGCTGGCTCGGGACTACGGAGCTGCCGTCGTCTGTCTGCTCATCGATGAGAACGGGCAGGCGCGAGACGTCGAATGGAAGATGCGCGTCGCCCACCGCATCCACCGCCTCGCCGTCGAACGCTACGGGCTCGAACCGGGCGATCTGATCTTCGACCCGCTCACGTTTCCGCTGACAACGGGCGACGACGCCCTGCGCCGCGACGCGATTGCAACGCTCGAGGCAGTCAGGCGAATCAAAGTCGAACTGCCCGGAACCTTCACCAGCCTCGGCATTTCCAACGTTTCGTTTGGATTGAAGCTGGCGGCCCGCCACGTACTCAACTCGGTGTTCCTCCATGAGGCACTCGGGGCCGGGCTGGACGGCGCCATCCTCCATGCGGCCCGGGTGATACCTCTCCACAGGATCCCGGAGGATCGGAGGGAAGCCGCCCTGGATCTCGTCTACGACCGCCGGCGCGCCGGATACGATCCGCTCGAGCGCGTCCTGGAGCTTTTCGCCGACGCGACCACGACGGCAGTCGAGAAGGAGGACCGCAGCGAATGGCCGATCGAGCGACGCCTCGAATACCGCATCGTCGAAGGCGACCGCGACGGACTCACCGATGACCTGGATACGGCGCTCCGGAGCCGTAGTGCAGTGGACATCATCAACAACATCCTCCTGGCCGGCATGAAGACTGTGGGTGAGCTGTTCGCGACAGGTGATATGCAGCTGCCCTTCGTGCTGCAATCGGCAGAGACTATGAAGGCGTCGGTCGGCTATCTGGAACCGCACATCGACGCAACCGGTCACACCGGCCGGGGGTCGATCGTCCTGGCAACGGTCAAGGGTGACGTGCACGACATCGGGAAGAACCTCGTCGACATCATCCTCACCAACAACGGGTACACGGTCCACAATCTCGGCATCAAGGTCGGCATCGCCGACATGATCGACAAAGCCCTCGAAGTGAACGCCGATGCAATCGGGATGAGCGGCCTTCTCGTGAAATCGACCCTGATCATGCGAGAAAACCTGATCGAACTGCACGAACGGGGATTGGCCCACCTTCCCGTCATCTTGGGTGGCGCTGCTCTGACCAGGAGCTACGTCGAACGCGATCTCCGCCAGGCCTATCCGGGACCGCTCTTCTACGGCAAGGACGCTTTCGCCGGGCTGGCGGTCATGGAGCGGATCGCAGGAGACGAACACCTGACGGATGCCGAGTTCGGCCGCAGGCCTGAGGGGCGTCGGCTGCCCGCCAGGCAGCCGAGGAAGGATGCGGAGACGCAAGCACGGACTCGCTCGCCCGAGGTGGACGGCGACAACCACATCTTCACTCCCCCGTTCCTCGGGTCGAGAGTCGTCAAGGGAATCCCCCTTGACGAAATCGGCGAATACCTGAACGAAACCGCCCTCTTCAGAAACCAGTGGCACTTCCGCCCCGAAGCCGGTGAAGACGACGCGGCTTTCAAGGACCGCATTCGCCCGGTGCTTCGTGAGCAGCTCGATCGGGCGAAACGCAACAACCTCCTGATTCCGCAAGTCGTGTACGGCTTCTTTGCAGTGAACTCAGACGGCAACGACCTCATCGTCTGGCAAGACGCCCGGCGGAACCGCGAGATGGCCAGGTTCTCGTTCCCACGTCAAACGAGCAGCCCCTTCATGTGTATCGCCGACTTCCACCGCCCGACCGACGAAGGGCTCGACTACGCGGCATTTCACATTGCAACCATCGGTGATCGAGCCTCGGTGCGAGCGGCCGAGCTGTTCGCCGCCCACCGTTATGAGGAGTACCTGTTGCTCCACGGTCTGGCCGTTGAAATGGCGGAGTCACTTGCCGAGTACTGGCACCATCGAATCAGGACCGAGTGGGGTTTCGTCGACGAGGACGGTCCCTCTCTCACGGGGCTCTTCCGGCAGAAGTATCGCGGGGGAAGGTACTCATGGGGCTACCCGGCCTGTCCCGATCTCGAAGACAATGAAACCGTCGCCCTCCTCCTGGGAGCCGACCGAATCGGGGTCTCGGTCGGGGAAGACACCGGCTGGCAATATCAGCCCGAGCAGACCACCTCGGCCATCATCTGCCACCACCCGCAGGCGAAGTACTTCATCGCCCGCTGACCTGCAGGTCCGTCAGGCGACCCGGACCGAGAATCTGAGGAGAGCCCCGACCCCGTGGGCGTCGAGCGGACTCGACACCGAGATCTGATCGGCCTGCCCGCCTCTGCGGAGCACCTGCTCCATCGCCGCGTCGATCACGTCACCGAGCACCACCATCCCAGAACCACAAGCCATGCAACTCTCGCCGCTCCGTTCCAGCCATCCGCAAGTGCCGCACATCACCCCCGGGCGGGTGAACCGACCGGCAACCACGAGACGATCGACGGCACCGTTGTTCACGGCGGTCAGCACGTCCTCGAGCCCGACAACGGCCCTTCCTCCCTCCTCGGAGGTGACACTCACCCTCGAGGCGAGGGCCTCTTCGGCTTCATACGAGGCGTCGAGCAAGAAGACATTCGCACGATCGGCGATGTCAGAGTCCGACATCGTGTGCGGGTCGATGACGAAGGAGCCGAGCAACCGAGCGCGGAGATACGGATGGAGAAACGATTCGAACCGGACCGAGGTCTCCTCGTGACCGCCGACGACCAACTTCCCGAAGCCGAGTTTGCGCTGGAGTTCGAACAACCTGTCGGCGACGTACCGGAAGTGCCGTCGATCCAAGAAGTCCGCGTGGTTTCTGGCTCCCTTCTCCTCGTATCCGGAGAACCCGCCGAAGTTACCCTTGTGCGACTCGGACTCTTCGATGAACTCGAGCAACCGCATACTCCCGCCACCGCCGCCGTATAGCCAGGCATGCCTGCGGTCGACGACCGCCACTACAACACTGTCGCGTTGCCGTATGCTCCGCAACGGACGCAGATAGGGACGATCAGCGGCGAAAGCGACATCCCACACCGGGGTCGACAGGGGAATGTACTCGAACAAGCCCCCGCCGTCACAAGCGAAGACGGCCGTGGCAGGCGAACGATCCACGTCGATGCGATCGGCCAGCCCGATCACGCTGTCGAGGTCGCTGCGGAGCGACATCTGGGCATCATGATCGAGGTTCGACAAGGACCTGAGGGGTTTCAGGAGATCGCTGAGACGCGCACGAACAGACTCGTGGAGCGGCTCGCGGTTGACATACACCGAAAGCACCGGATAGTCGGGGCTCTCGAAGCGGGAGAGGCGGTCGATGTGCATGAGCCTCCTTCGAGTTTGGGCCGGGCGCGCGCAGGCGACACGAATAGATGCGGAGCCGCGCGGCCCGAAGGGCCGGTAACCAGAGGTGTTCGAGAGATGGTCACCTCGACTTCAGGTTACCCTCGTGAACCCTGGATTGGGGCCTCTTCAGAGCTCCAGCGCCCCGGCCAGATCTGCCTCGAGATCCAGCAGGTCCTCGAGCCCCACGGAAAGGCGCACCAGCGAATCGGAGATGCCCATCGCCTGCCGCTCCTGTGGAGTGAGCCGGGAGTGGGTGGTCGTCGCCGGGTGAGTCGACAGGCTCTTCGCGTCCCCGAGGTTGTTCGATATGTCAAACAAGCGGAGCCGGTTCATGAACCGGAAGGCTGCGGCCCGACCTCCGTCTATCTCAACAGACACCATCGACCCGCCCGCCTCCATCTGACGGCGGGCCAGGTCAGCCTGTGGATGCCCGTCGGCGGTCGGGTACAAGACGCGGCTGACCACCGGCGCCCCGTCGAGGAAAGCGGCCAGCGCGGCGGCGCTCCTGGATTGCTCGCGGACGCGGAGGTCGAGAGTCTCGAGGCTCTTCGCCACCACCCAGGCATTGAATGGACTAATCGATGGGCCGGTGTGACGCTGGAACTCCTGTAGCGGGCCATCGATGAACTCGGCCGTACCCAGAACCGCTCCGCCCAGTGTGCGACCCTGCCCGTCGAGGTGCTTGGTCGTCGAGTAGACGACGATGTCGGCACCCAGTTCGAGCGGACGCTGCAAGACCGGGGTTGCGAAGACGTTATCGACGATGACCCGCGCTCCGGCGGCGTGCGCCAGTTCGGATACAGCTGCGATATCGACGAGTTCGAGCATCGGGTTGGACGGAGTCTCGAGATACACGAACTTCGGGGAACGCTCCATCGCACGCTCCCACGATTCGAGATCGCGACCGTCGACGAAAGTGGTCTCGATTCCCCAGCGTGCCAGCAGCCGTCCGAGTACCGCGACCGTAGACCCGAACAGTGCGCGAGAGGCGACGATACGATCGCCGGCGCTCGCGTCGCACGCAACGGCTGCGAAGACTGCGGCCATTCCGCTGGCGGTCGCCCGGCATGCTTCGGCCCCGTCGAGTAGCCGAAGCCGCTCTTCGAATGTCGAGATCGTCGGGTTCCCGTAGCGCGTGTAGACGTAGCCCTCGGCTTCCCCGCTGAAGACCGCGGCAGCTTCCTCCGCAGACTCATAGACGAATCCAGATGTCATGAATATGCCTTCGGCCGTCTCGCCGAAGGCCGTCCGCTCGTGCCCGCCTCGGACCTGCCGGGTCTTGGGTCTCCAGTCATCCATGAATGACAACCGTACATCGACATTGCTGCCTGTGGGTCACCGACGTAGGGTTACCTTCCCTACCCGCCGTACGCCGAGGAACCATGCTGACCGCGAATCGAGACTGGACCGTGATCGTCGAGGTCAACCCGCCCGACCTTCCGGACATGTCCCACCTCCTGCTGGAGGGTGCCTGGACCCATGTGCTGGTGACGGACAATGTCTTCGGGAAGATCCGGGTATCCCCCTATGCCTACTCCGCACGGATAACGCACGACGTACCGTCGGTTCATCCGACAGTCGTGGTTTCGACCCGTGACCGCAACATCCTGGCCATCGAGAGCGAGGTCCGAGGAGCATTGGGGAACGGAGTCAACTCTTTCCTGGTGGTCGTGGGTGACACAATGCCTCAGGTCGATCATCTGGCCGACCATCGAGAGGTGGTGAGGCATCTCCGGGATCTCCAGGGCAGGACTCCGGCGTTCGAGGTGGGGGTGCCGACCCGCTTCAAATCGTACGACTTCCACCGACAGGTCGATTCGGGAGCGGAGTTCTTCGTGGCAGGCCCACTTCTGGATCCCTCAACAGTCGGCGAGCAGATTGCGAAGTTGCAGATGCGAGACGGCGACCCGCCGCTGTACGTGATGGTGATTCCCCCGTTCTCGCCGGGTTGGGTGGAGCAGATGGAGTCGGTGGGGGCGATTCCCTGCAGTGATCGTCTCAAAGCAGATCTCGCAGGTCTACCTTCCGAAGACCGGAGGGCGTTTGGATGGAGCGTGGCCACGGCAACGGCCGCGGCCGCCCGGAGGGAAGGAGCGGCCGGGGTGGTGCTCATGGGTCTCCACTTCGACACAGTGATCGACGAGGCCGCCGAGGCCTGGCGAAGCGGTTCGCAACGGGACCCGGGCTGAACTCGCCGAACCGCCCCGGGTTCGTCGATATGCTCCGGCCGGCGGCGGTTTCGCGCATATCTCGCGAGGTCGGGTTGAATAGCGGCATGCGCTTCCGGATCCCCGTATTGCTGGCTCTTTCGATCGCCGTCGCGGCATGCTCTTCGGGCGTCACTTCGACCACCGGCGGTTCGGTCGCCCCGTCGACCTCTTCAAGCAGCTCAACCACCGGCACGGCCGACACCCAGTCGGAGTCGACGTCGGCTGCCGGTACCGATCTTCTGATTACCAACTGCGATGAGCCCACCGCCGATTTCGAGCCATTCTGCGACGCCTACAACCTGATCAGAGGGCACTTCGTGGACGATGCCGACGACGCACTGCTGGCTGCCGGTGCCCTGGAGGGGTTGGAAACGCTGGAGTCGGAAGGCACCGGCGGACCTCGCGACAGAATCACCTGCTCCGAGCCGAGTGAAGCTTTCGAGTCCTTCTGCGAGTCGCTGGTGGATGAGCTCGAGAGCGGAGATTCCAGCCTCGGCGAAGTCATCGAGGCCGCCATCGCAGGCATGGTCGCGATAGGACTCGACGACCCCTACAGCGTCTATCTCTCTCCTTCTGCGCTGGAGAACTTCAGAATCGATACCTCCGGAAGCGTTGAGGGCATCGGCGCCTTGGTCCGCGGCGAAGAGATAACCGACCCGGACGGGGAGGGCTGCTCCCTGCTATCCGATACCTGTCACATGGTCATAGTCCAGCCGCTCGACGGCAGCCCGGCGGAAGCCGCCGGCATCGAATCGGGCGACTATGTCGTTTCGGTGGACGGCGAGGGCGTCGAAGGCAAGCTTCTCGACGAGATCGTGGCCATCGTGCGAGGGCCGGCCGGGACCGAGGTGACCCTCGGCATCGAAAGGGGTGGTGAGCTGCTCGAGTTCACCGTGACCAGGGCCGCTATCACCGTGCCCAACGTTGAATTCGATGTGCTCGACTCAGGAGCTGGTTATCTCCGCCTGGTGACCTTCGCCAGCAACGCGGATGAAGCGATTCGCGAGGCGATCCGCGAGTTGCTTGCCGCCGGGGTGACCGACATCATCTTCGATCTGCGCAGCGACCCAGGCGGATCTCTGGACGCGGCCGTGAACATCGCCAGCGAGTTCCTGGAAGACGGCCTGGTTGTCGTCACCGAAGCACCGGGAGACCGGCTGGAGTATCCGGTCCAGAGCGGCGGGCTCGCAACAAGCACCGACATCGGACTGGCCGTTCTCGTCGACCGGGCCAGCGCCAGCGCGTCGGAGGTAGTTGCCGGCGTCCTCCAGGAGACGGGCCGGGCGACGATCGTTGGCGAGGTGACCTTCGGAAAGAACACGGTGCAGCAACAGTTCAACCTGGACAACGGCGGGGCTATCAAGTTGACCATCGCCCGCTGGTTGACACCCGAAGGGAAGGATCTCGGCGATGGGGTTCATCCGGACATCTTGATCGAGTTCGACACAGATGCCGAGTCGGACCCGTGGATCGACGCTGCTCTGGAAGCCCTGGGCTACTGATCCCCCGTTTTCTGAGCAATACCGCTAATCCCCACGCGCAACAGCATTGCCGAGAAAACACAGGGCAGTTTCTGAGCAATACTGTTGATGCCCACGCGCAACAGCATTGCGGAGAAAATCAGGTCAGGCCGGTCGGGCATGCAACGCCCGTGCCACCCAACCCGCAATAGCCGCCCGGGTTCTTGCCCAGGTATTGCTGGTGATACTCCTCGGCGTAATAGAACTCACCCGCGGGAGCAATCTCCGTGGTGATCTCCCCGTGTCCGTGCGCCGTGAGTTCCGCTTGATATCGATCACGTGACCGTTTGGCGGCTTCGAGTTGCTCATCGGAGGTGGCGTAGACCGCCGAGCGGTATTGGGTCCCTACATCGTTGCCCTGCCGCATACCCTGAGTCGGGTTGTGACCTTCCCAGAACACCCCGAGCAGCCGGTCGTAGCCGACCGCCGCCGGATCGAACACGACCAGCACGACTTCCGCGTGACCGGTCCGCCCCGTGCATGTCTCCTCATAGGTGGGATTTGGGGTCGATCCGCCCGCGTAGCCCGCAGCCGTCGAGTACACCCCGTCGGTCTGCCAGAAGCCGCGTTCGGCCCCCCAGAAGCATCCCATGCCGAACACGGCGGTTTCCAGCCCGTCCGGAAACGGAGGAACGATCCGGTTCCCGTTCACGTAGTGGGTCTCCGGCACACGGATCGGCTCAGAACGACCCGGAAGAGAGTTCTCGTTGTTCGGTGTTTCTTCGCGCCGGAACCAGGCCACGGCCGTACCTCCTCGTCCTGTCCGACGCTAGCGGCTATTGCTCCCTAAATGGGAGGGCGAGCCCCGAATCTCGTGAGGCTTTCAGGAGGTAGAGCCCGGCCGTCAGGCTTCCGCCGACCACGAGCCCGGCCAGCCAGGGAGTAGCCCTTCGCCACCCTTCCCTCTTGACGATCCATGCCCCGATGATGGCCAAGGCCACATACAGGTCGACGAGCGTGACCCGACCCCAGGCGAGATCCATGAGCAATCCGCCTTCCGTGGTGAATCCGTCTCCGGATACAAACCCGTAGGAGATCATGCCGAGCATCACAACGAAAGCCGCTAGGCCAATCCATTTCATCATGATCAGTACGGTACCGCGGCGCGGCCGGATGATGCCTACACGGCCGGATTGGCCAGACCGGGGACTACCACTGCGCCGGGCAATCGAACCAGATCCGCGGGTTCGATCCTCAGTTTGGCGGACCTGCTACCCGCGCCGACGATGACCCACGGTCGATCCATCACCGCGGAGTCGATGAACAGCGGCACCTCAGGTGGCAACGCGAACGGCGTGACCCCTCCGATCGCCATCCCGGTCAGCCGGGAGGTCTCCTCGGCCGGAGCGAAGCTCGCCTTCTTCCATCCCGTGGTCTCACGCACTTTTCCGTTCACGTCCAGCCTGGTCGTCGCCAGAACCAGACACGCAACGAACTCGCCGGGCGGCCGTTTCGAAGCAACCACGATCGTGTTGGCGGCCGTCTCCGGCGCATAGCCGTAGTTGAGGCAAAAGGCCGCCGTATCGGCCAGCTCGGGGTCGCAATCGAGTGCTTCAAACTCGAAGCCGAGTCGACCGAGATATGAGAGGACTTCTGGTTGAACCGGCATCAGCGGCCGTCCGTTCCGGAGCAGGAGGTGCCGGTGAGCCACCGCCACGATGTCTGCCGTCGGGGATCGGCCGCACACGCGAAGTGGACACAAGAGATCGAGCCGGTTTCGAAATGATGGACGGCTTCGCTGCGCCCGGCCAATGGTTCTCCTCTGCGCGTCGTCGGAACGAAGCTAATCGATCCGTGTTGTGTAGACGCGGCGAGGAATCATGAGGGTCCGGCAAGCCGACGAGCTCTGAAGTCGTGCCGTGGGCGGAGATCGACATGTCGCTCACGCTAGCTTCGAGTCCATGAAGCGACTGATCCTCCTCCGCCACGCCAAATCCGATTGGGAGGCCGGATTCGACTCCGATCACTCTCGCCCTCTGAGCGAACGGGGCATGCGATCTGCCAGAGCGATCGGCACGGCGCTGACACGCTCGGGGGAGATCCCGGATCTGGTGATCTCCTCATCCGCCCTGCGCGCCCAGTCGACGGCGTTCCTGGCCGCCGACACGGGCGGATGGGATTGCGAGATTCGAATAACGGAAGAGCTGTACGGCACCTCACCCGGCAACGTCCTGAGCATCGTCAAGGACACTCCAGTGGGCGTCTCCCGGCTGATGATGGTCGGACACGAGCCGACCTGGTCGACAACCTCCGGGGTGCTGATCGGAGGCGGCAGGGTGCGGGTCCGCACAGGTTGCGCAGTCGCGATCGACCTGACCTCCTGGTCGCTGGCAGAACCGGGAAGAGGCGAGCTGGCCTGGATGCTCACACCGCGGCTCTTCACGGACGGCACCTGGCAGATCTAGCTTCCGGAACCGGATCCCATCGCCGATGGCGCGAATCCGGCCCCGGGTGATGTCCGATGTTCTCATGGGGTTCTTCAGTCGACTTCACAGATTCCTAACGAGCCGGTTCGAGTCTGTCGGTGGAGAGCTCACGAGAGGAGACCATCATGCGAAAGGCTCTCGCAACACTGACAATCGGACTGGTCGCAGCCGTCGGGATCACCGCCGGCGCGGCGGCCCTCACTCCGACCGCGGCAACGGCCCAGGAGGTCGGAGTCACAGGAAAGGCCGTCGGGCCCCTCGAGAAAGCTCTGGGTGAGTTGGTGGCCGAGGGGGTCATCTCACAGGACCAGGCAGAGACGGTTGCGGAGCGTATCCGTGAAGCCGGCCCCTTCCACCGGATGAACCATCATCGGAGTGCGCACCTGGAGACCGTCGCCGGACTGCTCGGAATCGAGAAGTCCGATCTGGCTGAAGCTCTGCGCGACGGCCGGTCCATCGCCGAACTCGCAGGCGAAGACACCCAGGCGGTCATCGACGCGCTGGTGGCGGAGGCCTCCGATCGACTGACTGCGGCCGTCGACCGCGGCCGCTTCACGCAGGAAGAGGCCGCGGAGAGGCTGGCCGGTGCCGTACAGCGGATAACCGACATAGTGAACGGTGAGAGGCCCGAAGGGCCGGAACACCGACGTGGATTCGGCCTGCGAGGCGGCGATTTCTTCGGGCCCCCGAACGAAGGCGCCTTTGGAACCGGAACCAACGCCCGACGGTGAGCGGGCAACCGGAGGGCGGCGGGCGTTCCCGCCGCCCTCCGACCATTACGCGCCGGTTGCTTTACGTCCCGGCCCGGCGTGGGTTTAGGCTTCCTGCCACGCCAACAGGAGCACGACCATGAATTCGTTCCTCGAAGACAGCCTGTGGGGCGGAATCGGCCTCGTGATAGCAGGAGCGATCGTCGCCTATCTCATCATCCGCCACGCGGCCCTGCCGGCCGTGCGAATGGTGGTGAAGCGGAGCCCCGTGACCTGGGACGATTTGCTGCTCGATCGCAGGTTGCTCCATCGGGTTGCTCTCATCTTCCCGGTCGTGGTGATCCGGGCGGGAATGCCCTCTCTGCCGCCGATGCCCGACGTCTGGGCCGACTTCACGATTCGTCTCACCGAAGCGCTCTTGATCGTGCTGGGCCTCTACGCACTCAACGGACTCTTCAAGGCGATCAACAACTATTACGTGACGCTCCCCGTGTCGGCCAGCCGGCCGATCAAGGGTTACCTCCAGGTTCTGATGATCGTGGCGTCCGCGTTCGGAGCCGTGGTAGCCGTCGCCCGCCTGGCAGATCAGTCGATCGGATTCTTCCTTGGTGGT
The sequence above is drawn from the Acidimicrobiia bacterium genome and encodes:
- a CDS encoding RNA methyltransferase; this translates as MDREREVGVGPHPRPWPEDPRLDPELLEAGDRRNVVDEYRYWRHESIMADLDGRRHPFHVAVENWEHDFNIGSVVRNANAFMAEAVHIVGKRKWNRRGAMVTDRYQHVHHHPTVHDFVDWAANAEMPIVGIDNLPGAVPIETTRLPSRCALLFGQEGPGLSEEARAAAAFVCSIAQYGSTRSINAGVASGIAMHHWILQHRFGR
- the metH gene encoding methionine synthase — encoded protein: MSDYVRAAESRVVVYDGAMGTSIQQAGLGEDDFGGADLEGCNELLNVTRPDLIRRIHASFLDVGVDVVETNSFGGFSVPLAEYRLEHRVHELNLAAARLAREVADDYSTGDRKRWVAGSIGPGTKFPTLGQIRFADLRDAYEEQAAALLEGGVDLFIIETQFDLLGLKAAMIGARRAMRSAGREVPVQAQVTIEATGRMLPGTEIGAALAAVDPLRPDVFGLNCATGPAEMAEHIRYLSERARMPIAVIPNAGLPEVIEGAMCYNLSPEELADHHVRFITEFGVSVVGGCCGTTPEHLHRVVEAVSDLDVLPRAARHEPGAASTYSFAPFRQETSFLIIGERTNANGSKKFREALLAEDWDGCVQMGKEQVKEGAHLVDLCVDYVGRDGRADMDRLASRFATEVSVPLVLDSTEPEVMEAGLQRIGGRAVLNSANLEDGDHPNSRFDRVMSLARDYGAAVVCLLIDENGQARDVEWKMRVAHRIHRLAVERYGLEPGDLIFDPLTFPLTTGDDALRRDAIATLEAVRRIKVELPGTFTSLGISNVSFGLKLAARHVLNSVFLHEALGAGLDGAILHAARVIPLHRIPEDRREAALDLVYDRRRAGYDPLERVLELFADATTTAVEKEDRSEWPIERRLEYRIVEGDRDGLTDDLDTALRSRSAVDIINNILLAGMKTVGELFATGDMQLPFVLQSAETMKASVGYLEPHIDATGHTGRGSIVLATVKGDVHDIGKNLVDIILTNNGYTVHNLGIKVGIADMIDKALEVNADAIGMSGLLVKSTLIMRENLIELHERGLAHLPVILGGAALTRSYVERDLRQAYPGPLFYGKDAFAGLAVMERIAGDEHLTDAEFGRRPEGRRLPARQPRKDAETQARTRSPEVDGDNHIFTPPFLGSRVVKGIPLDEIGEYLNETALFRNQWHFRPEAGEDDAAFKDRIRPVLREQLDRAKRNNLLIPQVVYGFFAVNSDGNDLIVWQDARRNREMARFSFPRQTSSPFMCIADFHRPTDEGLDYAAFHIATIGDRASVRAAELFAAHRYEEYLLLHGLAVEMAESLAEYWHHRIRTEWGFVDEDGPSLTGLFRQKYRGGRYSWGYPACPDLEDNETVALLLGADRIGVSVGEDTGWQYQPEQTTSAIICHHPQAKYFIAR
- the metZ gene encoding O-succinylhomoserine sulfhydrylase; the encoded protein is MDDWRPKTRQVRGGHERTAFGETAEGIFMTSGFVYESAEEAAAVFSGEAEGYVYTRYGNPTISTFEERLRLLDGAEACRATASGMAAVFAAVACDASAGDRIVASRALFGSTVAVLGRLLARWGIETTFVDGRDLESWERAMERSPKFVYLETPSNPMLELVDIAAVSELAHAAGARVIVDNVFATPVLQRPLELGADIVVYSTTKHLDGQGRTLGGAVLGTAEFIDGPLQEFQRHTGPSISPFNAWVVAKSLETLDLRVREQSRSAAALAAFLDGAPVVSRVLYPTADGHPQADLARRQMEAGGSMVSVEIDGGRAAAFRFMNRLRLFDISNNLGDAKSLSTHPATTTHSRLTPQERQAMGISDSLVRLSVGLEDLLDLEADLAGALEL
- a CDS encoding S41 family peptidase translates to MRFRIPVLLALSIAVAACSSGVTSTTGGSVAPSTSSSSSTTGTADTQSESTSAAGTDLLITNCDEPTADFEPFCDAYNLIRGHFVDDADDALLAAGALEGLETLESEGTGGPRDRITCSEPSEAFESFCESLVDELESGDSSLGEVIEAAIAGMVAIGLDDPYSVYLSPSALENFRIDTSGSVEGIGALVRGEEITDPDGEGCSLLSDTCHMVIVQPLDGSPAEAAGIESGDYVVSVDGEGVEGKLLDEIVAIVRGPAGTEVTLGIERGGELLEFTVTRAAITVPNVEFDVLDSGAGYLRLVTFASNADEAIREAIRELLAAGVTDIIFDLRSDPGGSLDAAVNIASEFLEDGLVVVTEAPGDRLEYPVQSGGLATSTDIGLAVLVDRASASASEVVAGVLQETGRATIVGEVTFGKNTVQQQFNLDNGGAIKLTIARWLTPEGKDLGDGVHPDILIEFDTDAESDPWIDAALEALGY
- the msrA gene encoding peptide-methionine (S)-S-oxide reductase MsrA, with product MAWFRREETPNNENSLPGRSEPIRVPETHYVNGNRIVPPFPDGLETAVFGMGCFWGAERGFWQTDGVYSTAAGYAGGSTPNPTYEETCTGRTGHAEVVLVVFDPAAVGYDRLLGVFWEGHNPTQGMRQGNDVGTQYRSAVYATSDEQLEAAKRSRDRYQAELTAHGHGEITTEIAPAGEFYYAEEYHQQYLGKNPGGYCGLGGTGVACPTGLT